One part of the Hippoglossus hippoglossus isolate fHipHip1 chromosome 11, fHipHip1.pri, whole genome shotgun sequence genome encodes these proteins:
- the stmnd1 gene encoding stathmin domain-containing protein 1 gives MGCGSSSDTAVIPLTREEPKRDEDETGSKLGGRGDSAVSKGTTDSGVVMENKAIPELPGAMPRKLPPLISERVGESVADRMTQDGLLQHDGTVQERQKSSDILEELLNQGIIPVGQSRERGSVAGEAYSIMLDDRDVVRQRPVRLESLKAIKEQSPPSREELEEKMRLVEERRKSKEDELKMRLRTKSARVRVPATVSSAAEDEDTSLTPVTPLTFDPTPNPLLHSQITSRTAEGGECVREAGGDGRENEKETGRAENSTERERGGDDRGEGAEQASEDSDDDDDDDDDEEEELNQVEELLAGQLLTASGELESDSTFQHVEDKEEKF, from the exons ATGGGATGTGGCAGCTCCTCGGACACCGCGGTCATTCCGCTCACACGAGAGGAGCCGAAGAGAGACGAG GATGAGACAGGAAGTAAACTCGGTGGCCGTGGAGACTCCGCCGTGTCAAAGGGCACCACAGACAGCGGGGTGGTGATGGAGAACAAAGCGATCCCTGAGTTACCTGGAGCGATGCCCAGAAAACTCCCTCCTCTGATATCCGAGCGTGTCGGAGAAAGTGTGGCAGACAGAATGACACAAGATG GATTGCTGCAGCATGATGGCACAGTGCAGGAGCGTCAAAAGTCCAGTgacatcctggaggagctgctgaatCAGGGCATCATCCCGGTgggacagagcagagagaggggcAGCGTGGCTGGAGAGGCCTACAGCATCATG ctgGATGACAGAGACGTGGTCAGGCAGAGGCCTGTGAGACTGGAGTCCCTGAAGGCCATAAAGGAGCAGAGCCCCCCCAGCAGAGAAGAGCTAGAGGAGAAGATGAGACTTGTTGAAGAGAGACGCAAG TCGAAGGAGGACGAGCTCAAGATGCGTTTAAGGACCAAGTCTGCGCGTGTCCGTGTCCCTGCCACTGTCTCCAGTGCAGCGGAAGATGAAGACACGTCCCTCACACCTGTGACacccctgacctttgaccctacACCGAATCCACTGTTGCACAGCCAGATCACAAGCAGGACGGCCgagggaggagagtgtgtgagagaggctGGAGGTGATggcagagagaatgaaaaagaaacgGGCAGAGCAGAGAatagcacagagagagagaggggtggagaTGACAGAGGGGAAGGTGCAGAGCAGGCGAGTGaggacagtgatgatgatgatgatgatgatgatgatgaagaggaggagttgAACCAGGTGGAGGAGCTCCTGGCGGGGCAGCTCCTCACAGCATCAGGGGAGCTGGAGAGTGATTCCACTTTTCAACATGTggaagacaaagaggagaaattTTAA
- the rbm24a gene encoding RNA-binding protein 24: MHTTQKDTTYTKIFVGGLPYHTTDSSLRKYFEVFGEIEEAVVITDRQTGKSRGYGFVTMADRSAADRACKDPNPIIDGRKANVNLAYLGAKPRVMQPGFTFGVPQIHPAFIQRPYGIPAHYMYPQAFVQPSVVIPHVQPTATAPATASSPYIDYTGAAYAQYSAAAASAAAAAAAYEQYPYAASPAAAGYVATAGYGYAVQQPLATAAPGSAAAAAAAFGQYQPQQLQADRMQ; the protein is encoded by the exons ATGCACACCACGCAAAAGGACACGACCTACACGAAGATTTTTGTCGGGGGTCTTCCCTACCACACCACGGATTCAAGTCTCAGGAAATATTTCGAGGTGTTCGGTGAGATCGAAGAAGCTGTGGTCATCACCGACAGGCAGACCGGCAAGTCGAGGGGTTATGGATTC GTGACGATGGCGGATCGCTCGGCTGCAGACCGGGCCTGCAAGGACCCCAACCCGATCATTGACGGCAGGAAGGCCAACGTCAACCTGGCCTATCTGGGAGCCAAGCCTCGAGTGATGCAGCCAG GTTTCACCTTTGGTGTTCCCCAAATCCACCCTGCGTTCATCCAAAGGCCTTATGG CATCCCGGCTCACTACATGTACCCTCAGGCCTTCGTGCAGCCTAGTGTGGTCATCCCTCATGTGCAGCCCACCGCCACTGCGCCTGCCACAGCTTCCTCCCCCTACATTGACTACACCGGAGCCGCCTACGCGCAGTATTCTGCTGCGGCTGCCAGCgccgcagctgctgctgccgcatACGAGCAGTATCCCTACGCCGCATCCCCTGCAGCCGCAGGCTACGTTGCCACCGCCGGCTACGGCTACGCAGTCCAGCAGCCTTTAGCCACCGCCGCCCCGGGCTCGGCCGCCGCTGCAGCCGCTGCCTTTGGTCAGTACCAGCCTCAGCAGCTGCAAGCCGACCGCATGCAATAG